One window from the genome of bacterium encodes:
- a CDS encoding helix-turn-helix domain-containing protein: MSCPNWIGAVEPPASHEVARLGRAAAIAEAERSCLEVALKKTGGNQSQAARLLGISRATLIYRMKKHELA, from the coding sequence GTGTCCTGTCCGAACTGGATAGGGGCCGTTGAACCGCCTGCGTCACACGAAGTCGCTAGACTGGGGCGGGCTGCTGCCATCGCTGAAGCCGAACGCAGTTGCCTTGAGGTCGCTCTCAAGAAGACCGGCGGCAACCAGTCGCAAGCCGCGCGCCTGCTCGGCATCTCCCGCGCGACCCTCATCTACCGCATGAAGAAGCACGAGCTCGCCTAG
- a CDS encoding DUF86 domain-containing protein has translation MKDDRLYLTSILESIGNIEEYTRPGRDAFMQSRMQRDAVVRNFETMGEAAKQVSSDLRKAHPEIPWRKVAGFRDVLIHDYLGVDVNEVWNITERELPDLKAKVKSVLSELDRGR, from the coding sequence GTGAAGGACGACAGGCTCTATCTGACGAGTATTCTTGAGTCCATCGGCAACATTGAGGAGTACACCCGCCCCGGACGTGATGCATTCATGCAGTCTCGCATGCAACGGGATGCCGTTGTCCGCAACTTCGAGACAATGGGCGAGGCCGCAAAGCAGGTTTCCAGCGACCTGAGGAAAGCTCACCCTGAGATTCCCTGGCGCAAGGTCGCGGGTTTTCGAGACGTCCTTATCCATGACTACCTGGGCGTGGACGTGAACGAGGTCTGGAACATCACGGAGAGGGAGTTGCCCGACCTCAAGGCAAAGGTCAAGAGTGTCCTGTCCGAACTGGATAGGGGCCGTTGA
- a CDS encoding nucleotidyltransferase family protein — MSAEELRAKRERIIGIAEQYGARNVRVFGSVARGDAGPDSDVDFLVEMDESRSLLDHVGLVQDLEDYLGRKVDVVSERALHWFIRDQVLAEAVPL; from the coding sequence ATGAGTGCAGAAGAGTTGAGAGCCAAACGCGAACGTATCATTGGTATCGCGGAGCAATACGGCGCGCGCAACGTGCGGGTATTCGGTTCGGTAGCGCGAGGCGACGCCGGTCCGGACAGCGATGTGGATTTTCTGGTCGAGATGGACGAGAGCAGAAGTCTGCTTGACCACGTCGGATTGGTGCAGGACCTGGAGGATTATCTCGGGCGCAAGGTTGACGTTGTCTCTGAGCGTGCCCTGCACTGGTTCATCCGTGACCAGGTACTTGCCGAGGCGGTTCCACTGTGA
- a CDS encoding sigma-54 dependent transcriptional regulator — MKHRILVADDDASVAQVVRFLLEEEGHDTSVVADVAGGQRALETGPYDLVVTDLKLPDGTGLDVLKLVKETSPDVPVILITAFATVKTAVEAMKLGAFDYVQKPFDNDRLKGLVANALRLRDLKLENVRLRDEVVGRFGLSAIVGASPQMERVREMVRLAAASEAAVMVLGETGTGKELVARAIHFLGRRAAQPFVAVNCGAIPENLVESELFGHRKGSFTGAVSDRDGRFVQADTGTIFLDEVTEMKRDLQVKLLRAIEAREVQPVGSTDTLKVDVRIISATNRDPMACVRDGEFREDLYYRLNVFALPIPPLREHRQDIPELVASYLVQRGYGPDAVSKEALELLAEHDFPGNVREIQNVIESGLILSGGKPVKPEHIADRLMPSLSFRASEASRGISQEQMDAPTLAEVERSHLEAALKKTGGNQSQAARLLGISRATLIYRMKKHGLG; from the coding sequence ATGAAACATCGGATTCTGGTAGCAGACGACGACGCAAGTGTGGCGCAGGTCGTTCGGTTCTTGCTGGAAGAGGAAGGGCATGACACGTCAGTTGTGGCCGATGTCGCCGGTGGGCAGCGCGCGCTCGAAACCGGGCCCTACGACCTTGTCGTTACCGATCTCAAACTGCCCGACGGGACAGGCCTCGACGTGCTCAAGCTGGTCAAGGAAACAAGCCCGGACGTGCCGGTAATCTTGATTACTGCGTTCGCTACGGTCAAGACCGCGGTCGAGGCCATGAAGCTCGGCGCGTTCGACTACGTCCAGAAGCCCTTCGACAACGACCGGCTGAAAGGACTCGTGGCCAATGCCCTGCGCCTGCGCGACCTGAAGCTTGAAAACGTCCGGTTACGGGACGAGGTCGTCGGCAGGTTCGGTCTCAGCGCGATCGTGGGTGCCAGCCCGCAGATGGAGAGGGTGCGCGAGATGGTGCGGCTCGCGGCGGCCAGCGAAGCCGCGGTCATGGTCCTCGGCGAAACCGGCACCGGCAAGGAGCTTGTCGCGCGGGCCATCCATTTCCTCGGCAGGCGAGCGGCGCAGCCGTTCGTGGCCGTGAACTGTGGTGCTATCCCCGAGAACTTGGTCGAGAGCGAACTGTTCGGACATAGGAAGGGCTCATTTACGGGAGCGGTCAGCGACCGCGACGGGCGGTTCGTTCAGGCCGACACCGGCACCATCTTCCTCGACGAAGTGACCGAGATGAAGCGCGACCTGCAGGTGAAGCTGCTGCGTGCGATAGAGGCGCGCGAGGTCCAGCCGGTCGGCAGTACCGATACGCTCAAGGTAGACGTGCGGATTATCAGCGCGACTAACCGCGACCCGATGGCGTGCGTGCGAGATGGTGAGTTCCGGGAGGACCTATACTATCGACTGAACGTCTTCGCCCTGCCGATTCCGCCTCTACGCGAGCACCGGCAGGACATACCGGAACTGGTTGCCTCGTACCTCGTCCAGCGCGGATATGGTCCGGATGCAGTGAGCAAGGAAGCGTTGGAGTTGCTGGCCGAGCATGACTTTCCCGGGAACGTGCGGGAGATCCAGAACGTGATTGAGTCCGGACTGATACTCAGCGGTGGCAAGCCGGTCAAGCCTGAGCACATCGCCGACCGGCTGATGCCCAGTCTGTCATTCCGAGCGAGCGAAGCGAGTCGAGGAATCTCTCAGGAGCAGATGGATGCGCCGACGCTCGCCGAGGTCGAGCGGAGCCATCTCGAAGCCGCGCTCAAGAAGACCGGCGGCAACCAGTCACAGGCAGCACGCCTGCTCGGCATCTCCCGCGCGACCCTCATCTACCGCATGAAGAAGCACGGACTGGGGTAA
- a CDS encoding ATP-binding protein, protein MSRSIWKQPEFWTTVAAVVVLTVGHYLAPMHNEFWHDLFRRLYYLPIILAGFRYGLRGGLVAAVVVSVLFVPHVLMTRAMLPRQASEAVFEIPLYLVVGVVTGILSDRQRKANDSLRRAERLKTLGEMAAGMAHEVKNPLAAIRSSAQILTERLSGKEAELARIVVSEVDRLNRVVNEFLDYARPAALKREPVLLSSLLDSCLELLAPVIEQAGVTVRRSHSDGEHKVDADPNQLRQVFLNLILNAVQAMQTGGQVALDVRQEAGSTRVSVRDTGPGIPPDKLKQVCEPFYSTKPGGTGLGLSVAQRIVAEHGGRLEITCATGAGTTATVILPGG, encoded by the coding sequence ATGAGCCGGTCGATATGGAAGCAGCCGGAGTTCTGGACAACGGTTGCCGCGGTCGTCGTGCTGACCGTCGGGCACTACCTGGCACCGATGCATAACGAGTTCTGGCACGACCTGTTCCGACGCCTCTACTATCTACCAATAATACTCGCCGGGTTCAGATACGGTCTGCGAGGTGGCCTCGTCGCTGCGGTCGTGGTTTCGGTGCTCTTTGTGCCCCACGTGCTGATGACGCGGGCGATGCTTCCACGCCAGGCGAGCGAGGCCGTATTTGAGATACCACTCTACCTTGTAGTCGGTGTCGTGACCGGCATCCTTTCCGACCGGCAGCGCAAGGCGAATGACTCGCTGCGCCGCGCCGAACGGCTCAAGACGCTGGGCGAGATGGCCGCAGGCATGGCCCACGAGGTGAAGAACCCTCTGGCGGCAATCCGCAGTTCGGCCCAGATACTGACCGAACGCCTGTCTGGTAAAGAGGCTGAGCTTGCGCGCATCGTAGTGAGTGAGGTGGACCGTCTCAACCGGGTGGTCAATGAGTTCCTCGACTACGCACGGCCGGCGGCGCTGAAGCGCGAACCGGTTCTGCTCAGCTCGCTCCTTGATTCATGCCTTGAACTGCTGGCGCCCGTGATTGAGCAGGCCGGGGTTACCGTCCGTCGGTCACACTCGGATGGCGAGCACAAGGTGGATGCCGACCCGAACCAGTTGCGCCAGGTGTTCCTGAACCTGATTCTCAACGCGGTACAGGCCATGCAAACCGGCGGGCAGGTGGCGCTGGACGTAAGGCAGGAAGCCGGCTCCACGCGGGTCTCGGTGCGCGACACCGGGCCGGGGATTCCACCCGACAAGCTGAAACAGGTGTGTGAGCCGTTCTATAGCACGAAGCCGGGCGGGACCGGGCTGGGATTGTCCGTTGCCCAGCGCATCGTGGCCGAGCACGGCGGCCGGCTGGAAATCACCTGCGCCACCGGCGCCGGCACGACCGCGACCGTGATTCTGCCGGGAGGATAG
- a CDS encoding cation diffusion facilitator family transporter: MSSHDHNRTARQGRSLVMSIGLNLGFAVAELIFGLIANSLALVADSIHDASDALTLGLSYFGLKLSERAPNQRRTFGYRKVRILTAFINALVLAGLTVFILRAAILRIMSPEPVKSPILIVMAVAGLVVNGLAVLMLRRDRQSLNIRAAMWHLMEDLLGWIAVLVGGIVIKLTGWYVIDPVLSLAVSVFVIYGAYSVFRESASILIDSTPHDISFETVRRFILDFAPEITGVHDLHIWTLGESERALMAHLVVKDANVSSFHPLLSKLEGALTDKFDIAHVTLELECGECKSGDNVCLE, translated from the coding sequence ATGTCGAGCCACGACCACAACCGCACCGCTCGCCAGGGACGAAGCCTCGTCATGTCCATCGGCCTGAACCTCGGGTTCGCCGTTGCCGAACTCATCTTCGGCCTGATTGCCAACTCCCTCGCCCTCGTCGCCGACTCAATCCATGACGCCTCTGACGCATTGACGCTCGGTCTCTCCTACTTCGGCCTGAAGCTTTCGGAACGCGCGCCCAACCAACGCCGCACCTTCGGTTACCGGAAGGTGCGCATCCTGACCGCCTTCATCAACGCGCTCGTGCTGGCCGGACTCACGGTCTTCATCCTCCGGGCCGCCATCCTGCGCATCATGTCGCCCGAGCCGGTGAAGAGCCCGATTCTCATCGTCATGGCCGTCGCCGGTCTCGTGGTCAATGGCCTCGCGGTCCTGATGCTGCGGCGCGACCGGCAAAGCCTAAACATCCGCGCCGCCATGTGGCATTTAATGGAAGACCTCCTCGGCTGGATTGCGGTCCTTGTCGGCGGCATCGTCATCAAGCTCACCGGTTGGTACGTCATTGACCCGGTTCTCTCGCTGGCGGTAAGTGTGTTCGTCATCTACGGCGCGTACTCGGTCTTCCGCGAATCGGCCTCGATTCTAATCGACTCGACCCCGCACGACATCAGCTTCGAGACGGTGCGCCGGTTCATCCTCGACTTCGCACCCGAGATTACCGGCGTCCACGACCTCCATATCTGGACCCTCGGCGAAAGCGAACGCGCCTTGATGGCCCACCTTGTCGTGAAGGACGCCAACGTCAGCTCTTTCCACCCGCTGCTCTCGAAGCTCGAGGGCGCACTCACCGACAAATTCGACATCGCCCACGTCACGCTTGAACTCGAGTGCGGCGAATGCAAATCGGGCGACAACGTCTGCCTCGAATAA
- a CDS encoding GNAT family N-acetyltransferase, translating into MTISGLTIRPFVAGQDEQVWVDITNRTWQEDEDFTPTSVEDLKRWDDAPWVGVRTRLLAELDGVPVAKVWAETDKTRTELKALVTCPDVLPEHRRKGIGTALMTKALASLHDAGMESAEVSAFDSPASNGFLEALGFRIVRRFCLMRRSLTDVPSSVGETRDIEVVTLGRTDEDIDMLRRLHNEAFKEHFNYAPDTLDNWKYIVKKWDERGRIGFVTVAKVAGQPAGYLLYGIDPKDNEYLKKKRGGLWDVGVLKQFRGRGIAKRLMIDAMKHLRREGMEEAQLGVDETNVTNAMELYERLGFAVARRRLVWNKRLCRPPS; encoded by the coding sequence ATGACGATATCTGGTCTCACCATCCGTCCCTTCGTAGCCGGTCAGGACGAGCAGGTCTGGGTCGACATCACCAACCGGACATGGCAGGAGGATGAAGACTTCACGCCTACCTCCGTCGAGGATCTGAAGCGTTGGGACGATGCGCCATGGGTCGGTGTTCGTACCCGGCTGCTCGCGGAGTTGGACGGCGTACCAGTTGCGAAAGTCTGGGCCGAGACCGACAAGACCCGTACGGAGCTGAAGGCTCTCGTCACATGCCCGGATGTCCTTCCCGAACACCGCCGGAAGGGTATCGGCACCGCGTTGATGACGAAGGCGCTCGCCAGTCTGCACGACGCGGGAATGGAGTCAGCCGAGGTCAGCGCATTCGATAGCCCGGCGTCCAACGGCTTCCTCGAAGCGCTCGGCTTCCGCATCGTTCGCCGTTTCTGTCTGATGCGCCGAAGCCTGACCGACGTGCCATCCAGCGTCGGCGAGACCCGTGATATTGAGGTAGTGACGCTGGGTCGCACCGATGAAGACATCGACATGCTGCGGCGACTCCACAACGAGGCATTCAAAGAGCACTTCAACTACGCCCCGGACACCTTGGACAACTGGAAGTACATCGTGAAGAAATGGGACGAGCGTGGCCGCATTGGCTTCGTCACCGTCGCCAAGGTCGCGGGCCAACCGGCGGGCTACCTCCTGTACGGCATCGACCCGAAGGACAATGAATACCTGAAGAAGAAACGCGGCGGCTTGTGGGACGTCGGCGTGCTGAAGCAGTTTCGCGGCCGCGGCATCGCCAAGCGGCTGATGATTGACGCGATGAAGCACCTGCGGCGCGAGGGAATGGAGGAAGCCCAACTCGGCGTGGACGAAACGAACGTGACCAACGCCATGGAGCTTTACGAGCGGCTCGGTTTCGCCGTCGCCCGCCGCCGCCTCGTCTGGAACAAACGCCTTTGCCGCCCGCCGTCCTAG
- a CDS encoding serine kinase: protein MKVSELVNKTGLKTFNEGADKEIAGVYISDMVSDIVGIKEGNLLITLQTHKNLIAAANLVDVAAVVFSRNRVPAEDVVALANKAGIRLLGYEGDTWSLAKKLCELKVG from the coding sequence ATGAAAGTATCTGAACTGGTCAACAAGACGGGCCTCAAGACCTTCAACGAGGGTGCCGACAAGGAGATCGCCGGAGTCTATATCTCCGACATGGTCAGCGACATCGTCGGCATCAAAGAGGGGAATCTGCTGATAACGCTTCAGACGCACAAGAACCTTATCGCGGCGGCCAATCTCGTGGACGTGGCCGCGGTCGTGTTTTCCCGCAACCGGGTTCCGGCCGAAGACGTAGTTGCCCTGGCCAACAAGGCCGGCATTCGGCTGCTCGGCTACGAGGGAGACACCTGGAGCCTGGCCAAGAAGCTCTGCGAGCTCAAGGTCGGATGA
- the nuoE gene encoding NADH-quinone oxidoreductase subunit NuoE: MNSRKDISAIRREFKGEREDLIPVLQRLQEQDGYLRPDAIRDISRWLKISENEIFGVATFYAQFRFHPPGEHHIKICLGTACHVRGGQEILAMTQARLNVKPGETTADGKYDLERVACLGCCALAPVVAFDDKFHSQMSVLKVQRLLEEDRGDQSTDTK, encoded by the coding sequence ATGAACTCTCGCAAAGACATCTCCGCAATCCGACGGGAGTTCAAGGGCGAGCGCGAGGACCTCATCCCGGTCCTGCAGCGGTTGCAGGAGCAGGATGGCTACCTGCGCCCGGACGCCATTCGTGACATCTCGCGCTGGCTGAAGATATCCGAGAATGAAATTTTCGGCGTCGCGACCTTCTACGCCCAGTTCCGGTTCCATCCGCCGGGCGAGCACCACATCAAAATCTGTCTCGGGACCGCCTGCCACGTGCGGGGCGGCCAGGAAATTCTGGCGATGACCCAGGCGCGCCTGAACGTCAAGCCGGGCGAAACGACCGCCGACGGGAAGTACGACCTCGAACGCGTTGCCTGCCTGGGCTGCTGCGCTCTCGCACCGGTAGTCGCCTTCGACGACAAGTTCCACAGCCAGATGTCGGTTCTGAAAGTCCAACGGCTGCTCGAAGAAGACCGAGGCGACCAGTCGACGGATACCAAGTGA
- a CDS encoding NADH-quinone oxidoreductase subunit NuoF — protein sequence MNPAVVAERRQQAQAKWDAIRESPVPYIYIGAGSCGLAAGAADTQKAVEEYLGQHQFEAKIVPVGCIGPCYLEPLMDVQMPGRPRISYSNVAGKDVGPILQGFFEKGETPKYHLAGHFGEQEVDGVPRFFDLPMLKPQVRIVLRNCGIIDPDDLDQYLARDGYKGFEKALSMTWQEVIDTVKRSGIRGRGGAGFPTWRKWATCREQQSEERYLICNADEGDPGAFMNRSLIEGDPHAVLEGMLIAGYAIGATHGYIYIRAEYPLAIKRLKKAMTQMREVGLLGEKILGSDFSFDIKIKEGAGAFVCGEETALIASIEGKRGMPRTRPPFPAVAGLRGKPTIINNTETLGTLPNIIRNGAEWYAGHGTETSKGTKTFSLVGKVRRTGLIEVPLGMTLRQVIFDIGGGTQKPFKAVQSGGPSGGCLSEEFLDLPIDYEHLAEAGAIMGSGGLIVVDAGTCIVDMAKYFMTFTQRESCGKCVPCRVGTRHMVEILERVCDGKAEASDLEKLEKLGKTVKNGSLCALGSSAPNPALTTLKYFRPEFIAHVKDHRCPAVTCKNLVVYRVIPSKCTGCQRCVKACPTGAISGPRSEPHNLDPTKCIKCRSCYEVCRFDAIAGDAIVIES from the coding sequence GTGAATCCGGCAGTAGTTGCAGAGCGACGGCAACAGGCGCAGGCCAAATGGGACGCCATCCGCGAGAGCCCGGTCCCTTACATTTACATCGGCGCCGGGTCGTGCGGGCTGGCTGCCGGGGCGGCCGATACCCAGAAGGCAGTCGAAGAATACCTGGGCCAGCACCAGTTCGAGGCGAAAATCGTCCCGGTCGGATGCATCGGCCCCTGCTATCTGGAGCCGCTGATGGACGTACAGATGCCCGGCCGGCCGCGGATCAGTTATTCCAACGTCGCCGGGAAAGACGTGGGGCCAATCCTGCAGGGGTTCTTCGAGAAAGGCGAGACCCCGAAGTATCACCTTGCCGGACACTTCGGCGAGCAGGAAGTCGATGGTGTCCCCCGCTTCTTCGACCTGCCGATGTTGAAGCCGCAGGTCCGGATTGTTCTCCGTAACTGCGGCATCATCGACCCGGACGACCTCGATCAGTACCTGGCGCGAGACGGCTACAAGGGCTTCGAGAAGGCTCTTTCCATGACTTGGCAGGAGGTCATTGACACGGTCAAGCGGTCCGGTATTCGCGGTCGCGGCGGAGCCGGATTCCCAACTTGGCGCAAGTGGGCCACCTGCCGGGAGCAGCAGAGCGAGGAACGCTACCTCATCTGCAACGCCGACGAAGGCGACCCGGGCGCATTCATGAATCGCTCGCTCATCGAGGGCGACCCGCATGCGGTCCTTGAAGGAATGCTCATCGCGGGCTACGCGATCGGCGCCACGCACGGATACATCTACATCCGGGCGGAGTATCCGCTGGCCATCAAGCGCCTGAAGAAGGCAATGACCCAGATGCGCGAGGTCGGGCTCCTCGGAGAGAAGATTCTCGGTTCCGATTTCAGCTTCGACATCAAGATAAAGGAAGGCGCCGGGGCGTTCGTGTGCGGCGAGGAGACCGCGCTTATCGCCTCGATTGAGGGGAAACGGGGCATGCCGCGCACGCGTCCGCCTTTCCCGGCCGTCGCCGGGCTCCGCGGCAAGCCAACCATTATCAACAACACCGAAACGCTCGGCACCCTGCCCAACATCATCCGCAACGGGGCGGAGTGGTATGCGGGCCATGGTACCGAGACGAGCAAAGGGACCAAGACTTTCTCGCTCGTCGGGAAGGTCAGGCGGACCGGGTTGATTGAAGTCCCGCTCGGCATGACGCTGCGGCAGGTCATTTTCGACATTGGCGGCGGAACCCAGAAGCCGTTCAAGGCGGTGCAGAGCGGCGGCCCTTCGGGCGGGTGCCTCTCCGAGGAGTTCCTCGACCTGCCCATCGACTATGAACATCTGGCCGAGGCCGGTGCGATCATGGGTTCCGGCGGCCTCATCGTGGTCGATGCCGGCACCTGCATCGTGGACATGGCCAAGTACTTCATGACGTTCACTCAGCGGGAGTCGTGCGGGAAGTGCGTTCCCTGCCGCGTCGGCACGCGGCACATGGTGGAGATTCTCGAAAGGGTCTGCGATGGCAAGGCTGAGGCGTCCGACCTGGAGAAGCTGGAGAAGCTCGGCAAGACAGTGAAGAACGGGTCGCTCTGTGCACTGGGCTCCTCGGCCCCGAACCCCGCGCTCACGACTCTGAAGTACTTCCGGCCCGAGTTCATTGCCCACGTCAAGGATCACCGCTGCCCGGCCGTGACCTGCAAGAACCTTGTGGTGTATCGAGTCATCCCTTCAAAATGCACGGGTTGCCAGCGCTGCGTGAAGGCGTGCCCGACCGGCGCCATCTCCGGTCCGAGGTCCGAGCCGCACAACCTGGACCCGACCAAGTGCATCAAATGCCGCTCGTGCTACGAAGTCTGTCGCTTCGACGCCATCGCCGGCGACGCCATCGTCATCGAGTCATAA
- a CDS encoding molybdopterin-dependent oxidoreductase: protein MVQEPRTLTMEINHKPVTFPEGVTVHRAAELAGVYIPSLCSHKDLSPFGGCRMCMVEIEGMRGYPLSCNTKAQEGMKVQTDTVTLRELRVEILKLILSEHPSSCLVCGESKDCRDYQGTIRKTGVTTGCRFCPNDRQCELQDIVEKVGLTEIDYPIYYHGYEPEHDDPFYDRDYNICILCGRCVRMCQEVRGTGVLAFTYRGPRAKIGPAFGRNHVEAGCEFCGACVDVCPTGALADKASKWDGKPDGTKVSTCPFCAVGCQLELDYKDGRLSKASANLDPEVNDGQLCVKGRFCMPEVTHHFERAKWTMLQKGDYFRKVGWEEAIQKVAAELKGIRPDEFLMLASPDLTNESLFAARKFVRECLGSNGIDSTARMELAGGTDLWSKLFSLPISIKSIAQADVILAVGLDSRFNFSVVGTKVRKALDRGAKLVTMDARDSNLARYTDDWLRPQPGAEALLLKFLAESLADRVGHDRNSSGVSDRVPSPVAAVAKQAGVEAEALTRALQILSATKDLTVIIGPQVFHYSNNDELAQSLATLSGRDGTNFIPLYFGANTRGVLEMGVLPEPRNPGTPEPFPHSLSLADVLTGSKRPKILYLVGELPFLERPDCDFLIVQDTYLPPFKVDAFLPAASFAEAGGTLINMEGRVQKVVPVESPTEGAVAGFMRPDWRIFSDLAHALGFGGMNYQTYQDVDKDIHAAVPDFPARPDRLPQRMKPTERDKGIQGQRDTVSECPSPALDPSIPRPLDPFRCLLVAEPGGYRHRGIDISSKVGGLGELALEEGFRMSPEDYASLGLADGDQVTVTVLGGLGHDPNSQEELGHVPHKITVSGPAKSNRECPKGVVYYTRPVVFGGLSHRSALLPLYGLKQNPAEASVRKA, encoded by the coding sequence ATGGTACAAGAGCCACGCACGCTGACAATGGAGATCAACCACAAGCCGGTGACTTTCCCTGAGGGCGTGACCGTACACCGCGCCGCCGAGCTAGCCGGCGTCTACATCCCCTCGCTATGCTCGCACAAGGACCTTTCTCCATTCGGCGGATGCCGGATGTGCATGGTGGAGATCGAAGGGATGCGCGGCTACCCGCTCTCCTGCAACACCAAGGCCCAGGAAGGCATGAAAGTCCAGACCGACACGGTAACACTCCGGGAACTGCGGGTTGAGATTCTGAAGCTCATCTTGAGCGAGCACCCGTCGAGCTGTCTCGTCTGCGGCGAGAGTAAGGATTGCCGCGACTACCAGGGAACTATTCGCAAGACCGGCGTGACCACCGGCTGCCGTTTCTGTCCGAACGACCGCCAGTGCGAACTGCAGGACATCGTGGAGAAGGTCGGCCTGACCGAGATCGATTACCCGATCTACTACCACGGGTACGAACCCGAGCACGACGATCCATTCTACGACCGGGATTACAATATCTGCATTCTGTGTGGCCGGTGCGTGCGGATGTGCCAGGAAGTCCGGGGAACCGGCGTGCTGGCCTTCACCTATCGCGGGCCGCGCGCCAAGATCGGCCCGGCCTTCGGCCGCAACCACGTCGAAGCGGGATGCGAATTCTGCGGAGCCTGCGTGGATGTCTGTCCGACCGGAGCGCTGGCCGACAAGGCCTCCAAGTGGGACGGCAAGCCGGACGGCACCAAGGTATCGACGTGCCCGTTCTGCGCCGTCGGCTGCCAGCTCGAACTGGACTACAAGGACGGCCGGCTATCCAAGGCCAGCGCGAACCTCGACCCCGAGGTCAATGACGGGCAACTGTGCGTCAAGGGCAGGTTCTGCATGCCGGAAGTGACCCACCACTTCGAACGGGCGAAGTGGACGATGCTGCAGAAGGGTGACTATTTCCGGAAGGTCGGTTGGGAGGAAGCCATCCAGAAAGTGGCTGCCGAGTTGAAGGGGATTCGTCCCGACGAATTCCTGATGCTCGCCTCGCCCGACCTCACCAACGAGAGCCTGTTCGCGGCCCGGAAGTTCGTCCGAGAGTGCCTCGGCTCGAACGGCATCGACTCAACCGCGCGGATGGAGCTGGCCGGAGGCACGGACCTCTGGTCCAAGCTCTTCTCGCTGCCGATATCGATCAAGAGCATCGCCCAGGCCGATGTGATTCTGGCGGTCGGGCTCGACTCCCGGTTCAACTTCTCGGTGGTGGGCACGAAGGTACGCAAGGCCCTCGACCGGGGAGCCAAGCTGGTGACGATGGACGCCCGCGACAGCAACCTTGCCCGCTATACCGACGACTGGCTCCGTCCTCAGCCGGGCGCGGAAGCGTTGCTGCTCAAGTTCCTTGCCGAAAGCCTCGCGGACCGCGTGGGACATGACCGAAACTCTTCTGGAGTTTCGGATCGTGTCCCAAGCCCGGTAGCAGCCGTGGCAAAGCAGGCAGGCGTAGAAGCCGAGGCTTTGACGCGGGCCCTCCAGATTCTCTCCGCGACCAAAGACCTGACTGTGATTATCGGGCCGCAGGTATTCCACTACTCGAACAACGACGAACTCGCGCAGAGCCTCGCAACACTGTCTGGACGAGATGGAACCAACTTCATCCCGCTCTATTTCGGCGCCAATACCCGCGGCGTGCTGGAGATGGGAGTCCTCCCCGAACCCCGGAACCCCGGAACCCCAGAACCCTTCCCTCATTCACTCAGCCTTGCCGATGTCCTGACCGGCTCCAAGCGGCCCAAGATCCTCTACCTCGTCGGCGAGCTCCCGTTCCTCGAGCGGCCGGACTGCGATTTTCTGATTGTCCAGGATACGTATCTCCCTCCCTTCAAGGTCGACGCCTTCCTTCCTGCGGCCAGTTTCGCCGAGGCCGGCGGAACTCTCATCAACATGGAAGGCCGGGTTCAGAAGGTTGTTCCAGTCGAGAGCCCGACAGAAGGGGCCGTTGCCGGGTTCATGCGCCCTGACTGGCGGATCTTCTCGGACCTCGCTCACGCCCTCGGATTCGGCGGGATGAACTACCAGACCTATCAGGATGTCGACAAGGACATCCACGCGGCGGTACCTGATTTCCCGGCCCGGCCTGACCGGTTGCCGCAGAGGATGAAGCCCACCGAGAGGGACAAAGGGATACAGGGGCAAAGGGATACAGTGTCGGAATGTCCGAGTCCTGCACTTGATCCCTCGATCCCTCGACCCCTTGATCCCTTCCGCTGCCTGCTCGTCGCCGAACCGGGCGGATATCGTCATCGGGGCATCGACATCTCCTCGAAGGTGGGCGGACTCGGCGAGCTGGCTTTGGAAGAGGGATTCCGGATGAGCCCGGAAGATTACGCTTCCCTCGGTCTGGCCGACGGCGACCAGGTCACGGTGACGGTCTTGGGTGGCTTGGGACACGATCCCAATTCCCAGGAGGAATTGGGTCATGTCCCTCATAAGATCACGGTCTCGGGTCCGGCCAAGTCGAACCGAGAATGCCCGAAGGGCGTCGTCTATTACACACGGCCGGTCGTATTCGGCGGGCTGTCCCATCGCAGTGCGCTCCTGCCGCTATACGGACTCAAGCAGAACCCGGCGGAAGCGTCCGTCAGGAAAGCATAA